A stretch of Arachis hypogaea cultivar Tifrunner chromosome 15, arahy.Tifrunner.gnm2.J5K5, whole genome shotgun sequence DNA encodes these proteins:
- the LOC140179102 gene encoding uncharacterized protein, protein MAPPTKSEKAEYEALIAGLKLANKVGATKVVVFSDSQVVTSQINGEYQAKDPNMKRYLEKTMEYLRQFPETEVRHITRKLNSRVDTLSKLASTKPGGNNRSLIQETLQEPSVTKTGTKLDVLEVSGLDLGWMTPLIEYLKFDILPEEQKEAKKIRREAQNYTLVRNVLYRRGISTPFLKCIPTSKAEEVLDEVHSGICGNHLGARSLARKVIRDGFFWPTMQRDATDFVKKCQPCQVHANFHVAPPEELISVTSL, encoded by the exons ATGGCTCCTCCAACAAAGTCAGAAAAG gcagaatatgaagccctgattgcTGGACTAAAGCTAGCCAATAAAGTTGGAGCAACCAAAGTAGTAGTCTTCAGCGACTCTCAAGTTGTGACTTCTCAAAttaatggagagtatcaggccaaagacccaaacaTGAAAAGGTACTTAGAGAAAACTATGGAGTACCTTAGGCAATTTCCCGAAACCGAGGTGAGACACATAACTCGAAAACTTAACAGCAGAGTAGACACCCTTTCTAAGTTAGCGAGTACCAAACCTGGGGGAAAcaatagaagcctgatccaagagaCTCTCCAAGAACCCTCAGTTACGAAGACAGGCACCAAGTTAGATGTCTTAGAAGTTTCCGGAttagacctcggatggatgaCTCCTTTGATCGAATACTTAAAATTTGACATCCTACCCGAAGAACAAAAAGAGGCCAAGAAGATTcggagggaagcacaaaactATACTTTAGTAAGAAATGTCCTTTACAGAAGGGGGATATCTACACCATTTTTGAAGTGCATCCCGACTTCGAAGGCGGAAGAAGTCCTGGATGAAGTGCATAGTGGCATCTGTGGAAACCATCTTGGAGCAAGATCTTTAGCCAGAAAGGTTATCCGAGATGGATTCTTCTGGCCAACCATGCAAAGAGATGCCACCGActttgtgaaaaagtgtcaaccTTGTCAAGTTCATGCAAATTTTCATGTCGCTCCCCCAGAAGAACTCATTAGTGTAACTTCTCTATGA